A part of Deltaproteobacteria bacterium genomic DNA contains:
- a CDS encoding P-loop NTPase translates to MAGSQKDQHQQQDVEIKERLGRIKNKILVMSGKGGVGKSSVAAYLSVALAKRGYRVGLMDVDLHGPSIPRMLGLKGTIGPATREGKARAVEYLPNMEVISIEPLMGDNKDAATIWRGPLKIGVIRQFISDIEWDDLDYMIIDSPPGTGDEPLTVAQTIPDAKALIVTTPQEISLADVRKSINFCRQVNMQILGLVENMSGFICPHCGKSIDIFKTKGGMLTAKKEGLRLLGTLPIEPQVVSNGDVGDMGLLDNPDLPITREFNKIVDAVIELSETRKATVPETPKEVPARKKSSPDAKMIVVPVTGGKLAAHFGHCEQFAFMETLDSKITGTEMRTPPAHEPGVIPQWLHEQGADVVIVGGMGERAQELLREKGIEVIIGAPMDAPESLAHQYLSKSLVSGANICDH, encoded by the coding sequence ATGGCAGGGAGTCAAAAGGATCAGCATCAGCAGCAGGATGTGGAGATAAAAGAAAGACTGGGACGGATAAAGAATAAGATATTGGTCATGAGCGGCAAAGGGGGCGTGGGGAAGAGCAGTGTTGCGGCCTATCTTTCGGTCGCCCTGGCCAAACGGGGCTACCGGGTAGGTCTTATGGACGTGGATCTTCACGGTCCCAGCATCCCGCGCATGTTAGGGCTCAAAGGAACCATCGGCCCGGCCACACGGGAGGGGAAGGCCCGCGCGGTAGAGTATCTTCCCAATATGGAGGTCATCTCCATCGAGCCCCTCATGGGAGACAATAAGGACGCGGCCACGATCTGGAGGGGACCGCTCAAGATCGGCGTTATCCGGCAGTTCATCTCGGACATTGAGTGGGACGATCTCGATTACATGATCATCGACTCCCCTCCCGGGACCGGCGATGAACCCCTGACCGTTGCCCAGACCATACCGGACGCAAAGGCCCTCATCGTGACCACGCCCCAGGAGATTTCGTTGGCGGATGTGCGAAAATCCATCAATTTCTGCCGTCAGGTCAATATGCAGATTCTGGGTCTTGTGGAAAACATGAGCGGGTTTATATGCCCCCACTGCGGAAAATCCATTGACATCTTCAAGACCAAGGGCGGGATGCTGACTGCCAAAAAGGAAGGATTGCGGCTTTTGGGGACCCTCCCCATTGAACCGCAGGTCGTGTCCAATGGGGATGTCGGCGATATGGGACTCCTGGATAACCCGGATCTTCCCATTACCCGGGAATTCAACAAGATCGTGGACGCGGTTATCGAACTTTCCGAAACCCGGAAGGCGACTGTTCCCGAGACCCCGAAGGAAGTCCCGGCCAGAAAGAAATCCTCGCCGGACGCGAAAATGATTGTGGTTCCGGTAACCGGAGGAAAGCTCGCGGCCCATTTCGGTCATTGCGAGCAGTTTGCATTTATGGAGACCCTGGACAGCAAGATTACGGGAACGGAGATGCGGACCCCTCCGGCCCACGAACCGGGGGTGATTCCCCAATGGCTCCATGAGCAGGGGGCCGACGTGGTCATTGTCGGCGGAATGGGCGAAAGGGCCCAGGAACTTTTGCGGGAGAAGGGGATCGAGGTTATCATCGGCGCCCCCATGGACGCGCCCGAGTCCCTGGCCCATCAGTATCTTTCCAAGTCCCTGGTATCGGGCGCCAATATCTGCGACCATTAA
- a CDS encoding ATP-binding protein → MIISIASGKGGTGKTTVATNMAVSVGSNVQVLDCDVEEPNAHLFLHPTIEEVQTVTTPVPEVDVEKCNLCGKCGEICQFKAIVVIGETVLPFHELCHSCGGCMEVCPEKAITEVGRELGVIERGQRNGIEFIHGRLRIGEAMSPPLIRKVREYARPGALTIIDAPPGTSCPVIASMKGADFVLLVTEPTPFGLHDLQLAVGAVRILDIPCGLVINRSDMGDDKVWSYAQQEDVPILMEIPFNRQMAEAYSRGEMIVEAMPEWKERFLDLYHRIEKLAA, encoded by the coding sequence ATGATTATCAGTATTGCAAGTGGAAAGGGGGGGACGGGGAAAACCACGGTGGCCACCAATATGGCTGTTTCCGTGGGGTCCAATGTCCAGGTCCTGGACTGCGATGTGGAGGAGCCCAACGCCCATCTCTTTCTCCACCCGACGATTGAAGAGGTCCAGACCGTTACCACCCCGGTTCCCGAGGTGGATGTAGAAAAATGCAATCTGTGCGGGAAATGCGGCGAGATATGCCAGTTCAAAGCCATTGTGGTCATCGGTGAAACCGTGTTGCCGTTTCATGAATTGTGTCACAGTTGCGGCGGATGCATGGAGGTATGTCCTGAAAAGGCCATTACAGAGGTCGGCCGGGAACTGGGCGTGATTGAACGGGGACAGCGAAACGGGATAGAGTTCATCCACGGCAGGCTGAGGATCGGAGAGGCCATGTCGCCCCCCCTCATCCGAAAGGTGCGCGAATATGCCCGGCCCGGCGCATTGACCATCATCGACGCTCCTCCCGGGACCTCATGTCCGGTGATCGCCTCCATGAAGGGTGCGGATTTTGTCCTGCTGGTGACCGAACCGACGCCCTTCGGCCTGCACGATCTCCAACTGGCCGTTGGGGCGGTTCGCATCCTGGATATCCCCTGCGGCCTGGTCATCAACCGATCCGACATGGGAGACGACAAGGTGTGGTCCTATGCGCAACAGGAGGATGTCCCCATATTAATGGAGATTCCTTTTAACCGGCAGATGGCCGAGGCCTATTCAAGGGGGGAGATGATCGTGGAGGCGATGCCCGAATGGAAAGAGAGATTCCTGGACTTATATCATCGCATCGAAAAACTCGCTGCATGA